The genome window CCTCTTCTTTTTGCATTTTGAGTAATACGGACGCAATCACGAAAGTAACTACACATGAAAGAATCACAGAAGCGATAACCGCTAAGTGTGCACCTGCCGGTGTCATTGCTAATACCGCAATGATTGACCCTGGAGAAGCCGGAGATACTAAGCCGCCTAATAATGTATTGGTTAATACGCCTGTTGCACCACCCGCAATTACTGCAAGGATTAAACGAGGATTCATTAATACATACGGGAAGTAAATTTCGTGAATACCGCCGAAGAAGTGAATGATTGATGCAGAACTTGCGGTATTTTTTGCTGAACCTTTACCGAATAACATATAAGCAATCAAAATACCTAAGCCCGGACCTGGGTTCGCTTCAATTAAGAAGAAAATTGATTTACCTAATTCTGAAGATTCTTGAATACCAAGCGGCGAGAAGATACCGTGGTTGATGGCGTTATTTAAGAATAAGATTTTCGCCGGCTCAACAATCACAGAGGTTAACGCAAGTAAGTTAGCATCCACTAACGCTCTTACACCAGCCGCTAATAAATCTGAAAGCGAAGTCACCACACCGCCGATAAAGCTAAATGAAAGGAGTGCTAATAACATACCGATAATACCAGCAGAGAAGTTATTCACTAACATCTCAAAACCGCTTTTCACTTTACCTTCGATTGCTTTATCGAATGTTTTAATTGCCCAGCCGCCAAGCGGACCAACAATCATCGCACCTAAGAACATTGGAATCTCAGAACCGACAATGATACCCATTGTAGTGATTGCACCTACAACCGCACCACGTTCGCCACCGGCTAAACGACCACCGCTATAACCGATTAAAAGCGGTAGTAAATAGGTAATCATTGGACCGACAAGTTTACCCAAACTCTCATTTGGTAACCAGCCGGTCGGAATAAATAATGCGGTAATAAAACCCCAAGCGATGAAAGCCCCGATATTCGGCATCACCATATTTGATAAGAAACGCCCAAAACTTTGGACTTTCACTTTTAAGTTAGACATAACTGCTCCTAGAACAACAGTGTATAAGGTAAATAAATAAGATTGAATAATCTACCGTATAAAGTAGCACCGTCCTTCAAAGTTTCAAAAATATTTATCTAAAAAATGTGAAGATGATCACATTAAATTTTTTAGCACTCATTTAAATAATGTGATATAGATCACATTTTAAAATACTAAACTCATAAAAATGTGATCTGCATCACATTTTTTCTAAAAGCGGTTAAATTTCTGGATTTTTTGTAAAATACAAGAGAGATAAAAAAAGCCTCTGAAAATTCAGAGGCTTTAATATCCCAAATATGAAATTATTCTACGGTTACTGCTTTCGCTAAGTTACGAGGTTGGTCAACGTCCGTACCTTTAATTAAAGCAATGTGGTATGAAAGTAATTGTAACGGTACTGTGTAGAAAATCGGTGCAGTTACTTCATCAACTTTCGGCATCACAATTGTTTTGAAACCGTCTGCATCAGCAAAACCCGCATCGTGATCAGCAAAGACATATAATTGACCGCCACGCGCACGTACTTCTTCAATATTTGATTTCACTTTTTCAAGTAAATCATTTTCCGGTGCAACCACAACAACTGGCATTTCGCTATCGATTAACGCTAACGGACCGTGTTTTAATTCACCTGCCGCATAAGCTTCAGCGTGAATATATGAAATCTCTTTTAATTTTAAGGCAGATTCCATTGCAATCGGATAGTACTCACCACGACCTAAGAATAATGTGTGGTGTTTATCTGCGAAGTCTTCTGATAATGCTTCAATTTGTTTATCAAATACTAACGCACTTTCAATCTGTGCCGGTAAGCGTTGTAAAGATTGAACGATGTGATGTTCTTGCTCTTCAGATACCGTACCTTTTAAGCGACCGATCGCCACATTTAAAAGAAGCATACAGGTTAATTGCGTTGTAAATGCTTTAGTAGAAGCAACACCGATTTCCACACCGGCTTTGGTCATAAATGCAAAATCAGATTCACGCACAAGTGAAGAACTCGCTACGTTACAGATTGTCATTGCAGACATATAACCTGATTCTTTCGCTAAACGTAATGTTGCTAAAGTATCCGCCGTTTCACCTGATTGTGAAAGTGTTAATAATAAGCTATTTGGACGAGTAACGAATTTACGGTAACGGAACTCAGAAGCGATTTCAACATCACAGCTCACGCCTGCGATTGCTTCAAACCAGTAGCGAGCAACCATACCCGCATTGTAAGAAGTACCGCACGCAACGATTTGTACGTGTTCAACTTTTGCTAAAATTTCCGCGCATTTGGACCAATCGCATCAATTTTCACTTTACCGTTTTCGATACGACCGTCTAAGGTATTCATAATTGCAACAGGTTGCTCGAAAATTTCTTTCTGCATATAGTGACGGTATTGACCTTTATCCGCCGCATCCGCTTCAAAGTTACCTTCGTGAATTTCACGTTCAACTTTTTGTCCGTCACGCGTATAAATATCTACTGTTTCACGTGTAATTTCTGCAACATCACCTTCTTCAAGGTAAGCAAAACGGCGTGTTACGCTTAATAATGCTAATGGGTCAGACGCTAAGAAGTTCTCACCGATACCATAACCGATAACTAACGGAGAACCTGAACGAGCAACGATTAAATGCTCCGGTTCGTCTTGATTCATTACTACCGTACCGTATGCACCACGAAGCTGAACCACGGTTTTTTGTACCGCTTCTAATAAAGATTTCGCTGAACGTAATTCCCATTCAACTAAGTGAGCAATAACTTCGGTATCTGTTTGAGATTGGAATACATAACCACGTTCTTGTAAAACCACTTTTAATTCTTCGTAGTTTTCGATGATACCGTTGTGTACTACTGCAATTTTGCCTGAACGATGTGGGTGAGCATTGGTTTCAGAAGGTTCACCGTGAGTCGCCCAACGCGTATGTGCAATACCTGTACCACCTACAAGAGGTTTCACCGCTAAAGCGTCATCAAGCTCTTTTACTTTACCGACACGGCGTACAATTTGCATATCGTATTCGTTATTTAATACCGCAACACCTGCTGAGTCATAACCACGATATTCTAAACGATGTAAACCGTCTACTAAGATTCTTGCTACATCACGCTGTGCTACCGCACCTACAATTCCACACATATTTTTTGTTCCTATATGTTAAGTTAAATATTAAGTTAAATTAAAAACTGTTATCTATAAAAAGTAACCACAAGCGGTCATTTTTCCGAAAATTTTTACCGCTTGATCTATTCGGCAATGATGACCTCAATACCGTGCTTTTCTATCGCCGTTTTTATATCTTCAGAAATTTCTGCGTCTGTAATTAATTTATCAATGACAGACCATTCCAACTCTAAATTGGGCATCTTACGCCCAAATTTTTGAGATTCAATCAAAACAATCACCTCACGAGAAACCTGTGCCATTACTCGACTTAACCCGACTAACTCATTAAAAGTTGTGGTCCCTCGCTCCAAATCCAAGCTATCCGCACCGATAAACAGTTGGTCAAAATCGTACGATTGCAACACTTGTTCAGCAACCTTACCTTGAAACGAATCGGAACGGCTGTCCCAAGTTCCACCAGTCATCAACACAGTTGGTTCATTATCTAACAAGGTTAACTCAGTTGCTAAAGAGAGTGAATTAGTCATCACCACTAAACCAGTTTGATAAAGTGCCTTAACCATTGCCCCTGTGGTGCTACCACTATCAATAATAATACGATTATGATCACGAATTTGTTTTACGGCTTCATTCGCAATCGCTAACTTTTGATTTGAAAGTTGTTCATTATTATCTTCTATCATTTCTGACGGAATTTTTACTGCACCACCATAACGACGCAATAAGAAACCGCTTTCTTCTAAAGCGGTTAAATCTTTACGAATTGTCACTTCCGAGGTTTCAAAGAAATTTGCCAGTGTATCTACGCTTACCTCGCCTTGTTCTTGAACCATTTTAACAATTAAATGGCGACGTTGCTGTGTGTTTCTTTTCGACATTACCTTTCCAAAAATGTTTCGTCTTTACCAAAAAAGTTTCGTTTCAAAACATTTATATTATATTTAGTCTGATTTCGTTATGCAATCAATTCAATAAAAAAAGCCACTCTGCAAATGCAATAAGTGACTTTTTTCCAATTATTTAACTTGGCTACCGATTAATCCGCCAAGTGTTGCTCCGCCAAGCGTTGCACCGGTTGACTCGCCGATCATATGACCGGCAACGCCACCTACTGCCGCTCCGATAGCGGTATTACGCTGTGTTTTACTTAAACCATTACATGCAGAAATCGTTGTTGCTAATGCGACAACTGCTAATACTTTAACAATCGTGTTCATTTTTAATGTTCCTCATCAATATGTTAGTACAAAATTATTGCATTAAGATTGGCACTCTTTAAGACTAAATGAGTAAGAAAAGGTTCGTTAATGTTTATTAAAATAAATAAAAAAGTACGGAGAAACACCCGTACTTTTGATTACTTATACCTTTTTGGTTGCAGATTTTTTAGCTTTTTTGACCGCCGCTTTTAGAGGTTCTTCCTTCTTTACCACTTTATTTGGGTTAGGTTCTGACTTAGCCGAAGAAACTTTATCTGTCTTTTTCGTTTTTTCTTTTTTCGTCGTTTTAGGAGCAAACTTTACTTTATTTTGCTTTGCCCACTCGGTTACTTTCTCCAGCAAAATTTTTCCCATTGGACTAGGCTTACCACTAAATAAAGTGTTTAAACCGTTATTTTCAATGATATGGCGACGTAACGCCAAACGTTCTTGGTGATTTTCTGCCAAACGAACCGCTCGTTCCACATATTCATCAACTGTATTGGCAATCAACCATTCCGGTAAACCTAAACGTTTAAATAAACCTTCGTCAATATGCTCATGTACTTCCACACCGGTTTTACAGACTCCGACTAAACCTAAAGTGACCATATCAATAATACCGTTGGTATTCCCAAATGGGAATGGATTCAGCATCATATCGCAATTATGTAAAATACCGAGATATTTATGATACGGTGAATGAGGATGTGCCGTCGCATCATCACCTAAATAAGATTTAATAAAACGTTCTACATACGGGTGAGTAATACCACTTGATTGACCTAATGCGAAATGGAAATGTACTTTTACATTTGCACGATCCCGAATGACTTTTAGTACCTCTAAAAAGTATGGGTTTAATTTCATTGTGGTAGCGACGATACCGATATTAACTACTTCAGGTCGCTCACGTAATAAATAGTTTACTTGTTGAGGTGCAAGTGCTGATGGTACATAAGGTAACGCGTCTTTTGGCAAACGTAATAACTGCTCACTAAAACACGCTTCTGATCCCACATAATCATCTTCCACAATCACATATTCAATAAAATCGGAATGGGTTGTTGCCGGATGCCCCAGTGCAATGACTTGAATAGGAGCTAAACGAGTATTACTTGCAAAAATCGTAATTAAATCCATACCGATACTTGGCATATATAATATAGATGCACCGTTTGTATCACAGATCTCCCGAATAAATTCTAATTTTTCCTTCATATTATTGCCATCAACAATATGAAACTCATCAAATACCTGTTTTCCGGCATCATCTACCGAGTTTTTACCTAAACCGATTAAATGAAAATGTTCTCTTGCCGCAATCATTGACGTTGAATGAGTACGATAAATTGAGTGAGCCGAATGGAAATGTTCCAGTAACACAACCATAACCGGCTTACCGTTTCGATAACCGATCTTGCTCACATCACGATCTTTCCAACCGTACTCATTTTCAATATGACGACGTACAACCTGATTCAGTGCTTTTTTGACATTATGCTTATTACTCGCAATATCATAACTACAATGCATATACACATCATGCGAAATGGCACTCGGTACATGATTTAAATTCGCTAACTGTGCTAAATGTTCCGGAAACCACTGTAAAATTGCATTACGTTTATTAAATGCTGTTGATGTTCCTATAAAACGAGGTGATTGCAATGCAAAACATAATGAGGCACATAATTCCGCATCTAATTGCCATAACGCTTCTAAATTAAGATTAACATTCGATTCAGGTAAATATAAAATACAAAACTTAATCAATGCTGATTTAGTTTGTTCCAAATGAATATCGAATGGATCTTCCCGATTGGGATTACGATTATACGTTTGCAGAATATGATCCGCATTTACAAAAGGAGAACTTGCAAAAATTAAAGATAACCAACGTTGGAAAACAAGAAATCTCTCCGCTCCCGATTCTGAGATTTCTAAAGCAGGATCAGAAAAGAGTGTTGTAATCGTCACCGCCATACGAGTACAAAAATAAACAACTTTTTCCTGCTCTAGTGTTTCTAGCTGTAGTGGATATTCAAACTCTATCTCTTGAATACCGCCAAAATTCACATCTATTTGCTCCAAAATTAAAAGCAATTCGGTACAGGCTTCTTCATAATTTTTTACAGCAACTGCGGCTTCAAACACAGCTAAATTCGGATTTTTCTTATTTTCCATAAATTATCCTTAAATTAAACTTAACAAGTTCCCCAAAGATCGTATTCATCTGCATTAGTAATTGTGACCGAAATAATATTACCAACTTTTACTTCTTGGTCTGAAATATTATCAACGTACACTACACCGTCAATTTCCGGTGCATCCGCCATTGAACGACCGATAATGCCCTCTTCATCAATTTCATCCACAATCACGGCAAGGGTTTTACCCACTTTTTGTTGTAAACGAGCGGCTGAAATACGCTGTTGAACCTGCATAAAGCGGTGGAAACGCTCTTCTTTAACATCTTCCGGCACTTGATCCTCCATTGCGGTTGCAACTGCCCCTTCCACTGGACTAAATTTAAAGCAACCAACACGATCCAATTGTGCTTCTTCTAAGAAATCCAATAACATTTGGAAATCTTCTTCTGTCTCGCCAGGGAAACCAACAATAAAGGTTGAGCGAAGCGTTAATTCCGGACAGATCTCGCGCCATTTTTTAATACGTTCTAAAGTACGATCAATCGAACCGGGACGTTTCATCGCCTTCAATACTTTCGGGCTTGCGTGTTGTAATGGAATATCCAAATACGGCAAAATTTTACCTTGAGCCATTAACGGAATTAAATCATCTACATGCGGATACGGATAGACATAATGTAGACGAATCCAAATGCCTAAAGTTCCTAACTGCTCGCATAAAGTAATTAAATTATTTTTTATTGGTGCACCATTCCAGAAAACCGTTTTGTTTTGATTCTCTTTTGACTGATCTAATGCATAAGCAGATGTATCTTGTGACACGATCAATAACTCTTTCACACCTGAATCAGCAAGACGTTTCGCTTCATCTAAAACCTGTACAATCGGACGGCTATCCAAATCACCACGCATTGACGGAATAATACAGAAGGTACAACGGTGATCACAGCCTTCTGAGATTTTTAAATACGCATAATGTTTAGGCGTAAGTTTTACCCCTTGTGCCGGTACCAGACTGGTATAAATATTGCGTTCTGGACGCGGTACATATTTATGTACGTGTTTCATTACTGCTTCATAGCTATGAGGTCCGGTAATTTCTAACACTTTCGGATGCACTTCACGGATTTGGTTTTCTTTTGCTCCTAAACAGCCGGTAACGATCACCTTACCATTTTCTTCCAATGCTTCACCAATTGCTTCTAATGATTCTTGTACTGCACTGTCGATAAAACCACAGGTATTCACAATCACTAAATCCGCATTTTCATAGCTAGGAATAATGTTATAACCATCAGAACGTAACTCCGTTAAAATACGTTCCGAATCCACTAAATTCTTCGGACAACCAAGACTAATAAAACCGATATTGGGCGCTGTATTCATAAATCTCTCAAAATATATTTAGGTAATCACATAAAAAAACCTACTGAAAGCCAGTAGGTAAAGGTGGAATATTGTACAAAAATAACCAAAAAATAGCGATAACAAGCGGTCGTTTCCTCATTTATTTTTACAAAAAATCTGAAAAAACGCCCTCTACCCTCACATAAATTCTTATTATCTTATTTCATACACTCTAATCTAAGGCATTTAACATCGCCACAACGATCTCTGATGATTTCTCAGCGGCAAGCGGTAAAAACTCATCAAAAGAAAGATGAGATTCTTTATCCGCCACATCAGAAATTGCACGCACAACCACAAAAGGTACATTGAATGAGTGACAGACTTGAGCGATTGCAATCGCTTCCATTTCTACCGTCGCCACATTAGGGAAATCGTGACGAATTTGAGCAATTTTCTCTGCACCGTTCACGAATAAATCACCACTACAAATTAAGCCTGAAACAGCATTAAAGCCTGCTTTTTGTGTTTCTTTTAAAGCAACCGAAACTAATTGTTCATCCGGTAGAAATGCGGCCGGATTCGCTGGTAATTGACCCTTTTCATATCCAAATGCCGTCACATCAACATCGTGATGGCGAACTTCACTAGAAATAATAATATCGCCAACATTTAATTTCGCATCTAAGCCACCCGCCGACCCAGTATTAATGATCATATCCGGTTTAGCTAATTCGAGTAAAAGAGTTGTGCCAACCGCGCAGCAACTTTACCGATCCCAGACTGTAATAATGCGACTCTTGTATTATTAATTTTACCGTCATAAATTTTACAACCGGCAATTTCGGTTACTTTGGCTTCAACCATTAAATTACGTAAAATTTCTACTTCTTGTGCCATTGCACCGATAATACCTAGTTTTAAACTCATTTTTTATCCTCTTGTTTTTCTTGTTGTAATTTCTCTACTAAAAATCTAATACAGTATATAGTTGTAGTATATGCCTTAGTATCCGAACTTATTAAGAAGTTCATAGCCTAATAATGTGGTGGTGGAGTTTCTTCCGCTTGAGAAGCAATATTACTTACCTGTGTACCTTTAAGTTTTTCAGCTAAATGACGCATTTGGGTTTGTAATTTGTCTAACGAAAGTTGATGATGAACTAACGATTGGTTTAATTCTTCAATCGTAATTTCTTGAAATGCAACTTTCGTTTCCAGCTCGGCAATACGATTTAATAATTCATTCTCTGTAATCATTTGCATAAAAAGGTTGTATAAAAAAGAAATACACTTTACCCTATCTACCTTTCTTTTAACACATTTATAAGGAAAATCTATGTTAAAAACTAAACTTTCTGTTCTTGCAATTGCGACCGGCACACTTATTTCAGCTCAAACTGCATTTGTCGCAGAACAAAAAGCAGATCAAAAATTTATTGATGACTCATCATATGCTGTAGGCGTATTAATGGGTAAAAATATTGAAGGTGTTGTTGCATCGCAAAAAGAATTATTTTCTTATAACCAAGAGAAAATCTTAGCCGGTGTACAAGATACTATCAAAAAAACCGGCAAGTTAACCGATGAAGATTTACAAAAACAATTAAAATCGCTTGATAGCTATCTTTCAAGCCAAGAAAAGAAAATTGCAACCGAAAAAAGTAAAGCGACCGTTGAAGCCGGTAACAAATTCCGTGCAGAATATGAAAAACAAGCAGGAGTGAAGAAAACAGCTTCAGGTTTACTCTATAAAATTGAAAAAGCAGGTACAGGCGAGTCACCAAAAGCGGAAGATACCGTAAAAGTACATTACAAAGGTACTTTAGCAGATGGTACAGTATTCGATAGCTCATATGATCGTGGTGAACCAATTGAATTTCAATTAAATCAATTAATTCCAGGCTGGATTGAAGCAATTCCAATGCTGAAAAAAGGTGGAAAAATGGAAATCGTCGTTCCACCTGAATTAGGGTACGGCGAACGCCAAGCAGGTAAAATTCCAGCAAGCTCAACGCTAAAATTTGAAATTGAATTATTAGATTTTAAAGCAACTGAAGTGAAAAAATAACCCTTGAATCCAAGCGGTCTAATTTGTAAAATTTTTTGCAAATTAGACCGCTTTCTTTTTCGAAGGCTTATTAATATATAACTAGAATTAATGGTATAAGTCCTAAAATAATATGAAAAAATTTCAAACCTTTAGCGAAGAAGATCACGCAATTCTCGCCTCATACTTTCCAATTGTGGACGGTATTGCCGCCCTGATCGGAGATCATTGTGAAATCGTATTACATTCTTTAGAATTTCTTGAAAACTCAGCGATCTATATTGCAAATGGACATAATACTGATCGCAAAATAGGTTCACCCCTGACTGATAAAGCACTTAAGTCATTACATCAAATGAAAACGGATAGTGTATCTAAACCCTATTTCACTCGTTCCAAAGGTGGCGTATTAATGAAATCCGTTACCGTTGCTATTCGCAATAGTAAACAACACGTTATCGGCTTTATCTGTATCAACATTAATTTAGATGTGCCAGCATCACAATTCCTCAGCACTTTTATCGCACCGTTACAAGAAGATGAAGATACCGCAGTAAATTTTGCAAGTTCCGTCGAAGAATTGGTGGCTCAAACTATCGAACATACGATTGAAGAAACCATGGCGGATCGCAACGTTGCTAATAATAATAAAAATCGTCACATTGTTGTATCGTTATATGAAAAAGGTATTTTTGATATC of Actinobacillus arthritidis contains these proteins:
- a CDS encoding UDP-glucose:protein N-beta-glucosyltransferase; this encodes MENKKNPNLAVFEAAVAVKNYEEACTELLLILEQIDVNFGGIQEIEFEYPLQLETLEQEKVVYFCTRMAVTITTLFSDPALEISESGAERFLVFQRWLSLIFASSPFVNADHILQTYNRNPNREDPFDIHLEQTKSALIKFCILYLPESNVNLNLEALWQLDAELCASLCFALQSPRFIGTSTAFNKRNAILQWFPEHLAQLANLNHVPSAISHDVYMHCSYDIASNKHNVKKALNQVVRRHIENEYGWKDRDVSKIGYRNGKPVMVVLLEHFHSAHSIYRTHSTSMIAAREHFHLIGLGKNSVDDAGKQVFDEFHIVDGNNMKEKLEFIREICDTNGASILYMPSIGMDLITIFASNTRLAPIQVIALGHPATTHSDFIEYVIVEDDYVGSEACFSEQLLRLPKDALPYVPSALAPQQVNYLLRERPEVVNIGIVATTMKLNPYFLEVLKVIRDRANVKVHFHFALGQSSGITHPYVERFIKSYLGDDATAHPHSPYHKYLGILHNCDMMLNPFPFGNTNGIIDMVTLGLVGVCKTGVEVHEHIDEGLFKRLGLPEWLIANTVDEYVERAVRLAENHQERLALRRHIIENNGLNTLFSGKPSPMGKILLEKVTEWAKQNKVKFAPKTTKKEKTKKTDKVSSAKSEPNPNKVVKKEEPLKAAVKKAKKSATKKV
- a CDS encoding SlyX family protein, producing the protein MITENELLNRIAELETKVAFQEITIEELNQSLVHHQLSLDKLQTQMRHLAEKLKGTQVSNIASQAEETPPPHY
- the rimO gene encoding 30S ribosomal protein S12 methylthiotransferase RimO, with the protein product MNTAPNIGFISLGCPKNLVDSERILTELRSDGYNIIPSYENADLVIVNTCGFIDSAVQESLEAIGEALEENGKVIVTGCLGAKENQIREVHPKVLEITGPHSYEAVMKHVHKYVPRPERNIYTSLVPAQGVKLTPKHYAYLKISEGCDHRCTFCIIPSMRGDLDSRPIVQVLDEAKRLADSGVKELLIVSQDTSAYALDQSKENQNKTVFWNGAPIKNNLITLCEQLGTLGIWIRLHYVYPYPHVDDLIPLMAQGKILPYLDIPLQHASPKVLKAMKRPGSIDRTLERIKKWREICPELTLRSTFIVGFPGETEEDFQMLLDFLEEAQLDRVGCFKFSPVEGAVATAMEDQVPEDVKEERFHRFMQVQQRISAARLQQKVGKTLAVIVDEIDEEGIIGRSMADAPEIDGVVYVDNISDQEVKVGNIISVTITNADEYDLWGTC
- a CDS encoding glycine zipper 2TM domain-containing protein; the encoded protein is MNTIVKVLAVVALATTISACNGLSKTQRNTAIGAAVGGVAGHMIGESTGATLGGATLGGLIGSQVK
- the fkpA gene encoding FKBP-type peptidyl-prolyl cis-trans isomerase, which translates into the protein MLKTKLSVLAIATGTLISAQTAFVAEQKADQKFIDDSSYAVGVLMGKNIEGVVASQKELFSYNQEKILAGVQDTIKKTGKLTDEDLQKQLKSLDSYLSSQEKKIATEKSKATVEAGNKFRAEYEKQAGVKKTASGLLYKIEKAGTGESPKAEDTVKVHYKGTLADGTVFDSSYDRGEPIEFQLNQLIPGWIEAIPMLKKGGKMEIVVPPELGYGERQAGKIPASSTLKFEIELLDFKATEVKK
- a CDS encoding helix-turn-helix transcriptional regulator; amino-acid sequence: MKKFQTFSEEDHAILASYFPIVDGIAALIGDHCEIVLHSLEFLENSAIYIANGHNTDRKIGSPLTDKALKSLHQMKTDSVSKPYFTRSKGGVLMKSVTVAIRNSKQHVIGFICININLDVPASQFLSTFIAPLQEDEDTAVNFASSVEELVAQTIEHTIEETMADRNVANNNKNRHIVVSLYEKGIFDIKDAINQVADRLNISRHTVYLYIRQIKQDNE
- a CDS encoding DeoR/GlpR family DNA-binding transcription regulator yields the protein MSKRNTQQRRHLIVKMVQEQGEVSVDTLANFFETSEVTIRKDLTALEESGFLLRRYGGAVKIPSEMIEDNNEQLSNQKLAIANEAVKQIRDHNRIIIDSGSTTGAMVKALYQTGLVVMTNSLSLATELTLLDNEPTVLMTGGTWDSRSDSFQGKVAEQVLQSYDFDQLFIGADSLDLERGTTTFNELVGLSRVMAQVSREVIVLIESQKFGRKMPNLELEWSVIDKLITDAEISEDIKTAIEKHGIEVIIAE